One window from the genome of Populus alba chromosome 15, ASM523922v2, whole genome shotgun sequence encodes:
- the LOC118057527 gene encoding bidirectional sugar transporter SWEET10, whose protein sequence is MALHFTWVFGFGLLGNIISCLVCLAPLPTFYQICKKKTSQGFQSIPYVIALFSAMLWLFYAIFSENAMLLITINSFTFFMEFGYITVYLLYATKKDKILTFKLLLLFNVFGFGLICALSLLLTEGTKRVHVLGWICMVFALCVFVAPLGVVRKVIKTKSVEFMPFSLSFFLTLSAVMWFFYGYLKKDKFVAIPNILGFIFGILQMVLYLIYRNPKKNEVAEPKTQELSEQYCSDINIAMPKLNEEGGNEVFEAHSAKDQTKEAMDVTNKV, encoded by the exons ATGGCCTTGCATTTTACATGGGTGTTCGGTTTTGGTCTCTTAG GAAACATCATCTCCTGTTTGGTCTGCCTTGCTCCTTT GCCAACTTTTTATCAAATCTGCAAGAAGAAAACAAGCCAAGGGTTTCAATCTATCCCATATGTGATTGCACTATTCAGTGCAATGCTTTGGCTGTTCTATGCAATTTTTAGCGAGAATGCCATGCTTCTTATCACCATCAATTCCTTCACCTTTTTCATGGAGTTCGGCTATATTACTGTCTACCTTTTGTACGCCACCAAGAAGGACAAA ATTCTGACTTTCAAGCTTCTCCTGTTGTTCAATGTTTTCGGGTTCGGTCTCATCTGTGCACTAAGTCTCTTACTAACAGAGGGCACTAAACGTGTCCATGTTCTAGGATGGATTTGCATGGTATTTGCTCTCTGTGTTTTTGTCGCACCTCTTGGCGTTGTG AGAAAAGTTATAAAAACTAAGAGCGTGGAATTCATGcctttttctttgtctttcttCCTCACTCTGAGTGCAGTGATGTGGTTCTTTTATGGTTATCTAAAGAAAGACAAGTTTGTTGCT ATTCCGAACATCCTGGGGTTCATTTTTGGTATCCTCCAGATGGTGCTTTATCTCATCTATAGGAACCCCAAGAAAAATGAGGTGGCGGAGCCAAAAACTCAAGAATTGTCTGAACAATATTGCTCCGATATAAACATTGCGATGCCAAAGCTGAACGAGGAGGGTGGAAATGAAGTGTTTGAAGCTCATTCTGCAAAGGATCAAACCAAGGAAGCCATGGATGTCACcaacaaagtttaa
- the LOC118057525 gene encoding bidirectional sugar transporter SWEET10 codes for MALHLTWMLAFGLLGNLISCLVCLAPLPTFYQIYKKKTSEGFQSIPYVIALFSAMLWLFYAIFSEDAILLITINTFAFFMEFGYIAVYLRYATTKDKILTYKLLLLINSFGFGLICILTLFLTKGQKRVQVLGWICMIFSLCVFVAPLFILREVIKTKSVEFMPFSLSLFLTLSAVMWFFYGYLKKDQFVAVPNILGFLFGIIQMVIYVIYRKPVKNLVVEPKLQELSHEHIVDIRKLGTAICSEINIVIPQLSDSGKVVFEDQIAKELAKQTQEITNDTNKI; via the exons ATGGCTTTGCATTTGacatggatgttagcttttggTCTTCTAG GCAACCTCATCTCCTGTCTGGTCTGTCTTGCTCCCTT GCCaacattttatcaaatttacaaGAAGAAAACAAGCGAAGGGTTTCAATCTATTCCATATGTGATTGCACTATTCAGTGCAATGCTTTGGCTGTTCTATGCAATTTTTAGTGAGGATGCCATCCTTCTCATCACCATCAATACGTTTGCCTTTTTCATGGAGTTCGGCTATATTGCTGTCTACCTTCGCTATGCCACCACGAAGGACAAA ATTCTCACCTACAAGCTTCTCCTCCTGATCAATAGTTTTGGGTTCGGTCTCATATGTATACTAACTCTATTCCTGACAAAAGGCCAAAAACGTGTCCAAGTTCTTGGATGGATTTGCATGATATTTTCTCTATGCGTGTTTGTTGCCCCTCTTTTCATTTTG AGAGAAGTTATAAAAACAAAGAGCGTGGAGTTCATGCCTTTTTCCTTGTCTTTATTCCTCACTTTGAGTGCAGTCATGTGGTTCTTCTATGGCTATCTAAAGAAAGACCAGTTTGTTGCT GTTCCAAACATATTGGGGTTTTTATTTGGTATCATCCAGATGGTCATATACGTAATCTACAGGAAGCCGGTGAAAAATTTGGTGGTGGAGCCTAAACTTCAGGAGTTATCTCATGAACACATTGTAGACATCAGAAAGTTGGGCACAGCAATCTGCTCTGAGATAAACATCGTGATACCACAGCTGAGTGATAGCGGGAAAGTtgtatttgaagatcaaattgCCAAGGAACTAGCCAAGCAAACCCAGGAAATCACGAATGACACAAACAAGATTTAA
- the LOC118057524 gene encoding bidirectional sugar transporter SWEET10-like, with translation MALHLTWVFGFGLLGNIISCLVCLAPLPTFYRICKKKTSHGFHSIPYVIALFSAMLWLFYALFKEDALLLITINSFTFFMEIGYISMYLLYATKKDKILTFKLLLLFNVLGFGLICVLTRFLTQRQKRVQVLGWICMTFSLCVFVAPLFIVRKVIKTKSVEFMPFSLSFFLTLSAVMWFFYGFLKKDQFVAVPNILGLLFGILQMVLYMIYRNSKKVVVVEPKLQLDTSEHVVDLEKLGAAICSEIAIGIPKLNDGGDGINY, from the exons ATGGCCTTGCACTTGACATGGGTTTTTGGTTTCGGTCTTTTAG GCAACATCATCTCTTGTTTGGTCTGCCTTGCTCCTCT GCCAACATTTTATCGAATTTGCAAGAAGAAGACCAGCCACGGGTTCCACTCTATCCCTTATGTGATTGCACTATTTAGTGCCATGCTTTGGCTATTCTATGCACTTTTCAAGGAGGATGCCCTCCTTCTAATCACCATCAATTCTTTCACCTTTTTCATGGAGATAGGCTACATTTCTATGTACCTTCTCTATGCCACGAAGAAGGATAAA ATTCTGACTTTCAAACTTCTCCTATTGTTCAATGTTTTGGGGTTCGGTCTCATCTGTGTACTGACTCGCTTCCTAACACAACGCCAAAAACGCGTTCAAGTTCTTGGATGGATTTGCATGACATTTTCTCTATGTGTTTTTGTTGCACCCCTTTTCATTGTG AGAAAAGTTATAAAAACAAAGAGCGTGGAGTTCATgcctttttctttatcattctTCCTCACTCTGAGCGCCGTCATGTGGTTCTTCTATGGCTTTCTAAAGAAAGACCAGTTTGTTGCT GTTCCAAACATACTGGGGCTTCTCTTTGGTATTCTCCAGATGGTGCTTTATATGATCTATAGGAACTCCAAGAAAGTTGTGGTGGTGGAGCCTAAACTTCAGTTAGACACATCTGAACATGTTGTGGACCTTGAAAAGTTGGGTGCAGCAATCTGCTCCGAGATAGCTATAGGGATTCCAAAGCTGAATGATGGTGGAGATGGAATTAATTATTGA
- the LOC118057523 gene encoding bidirectional sugar transporter SWEET12-like, with translation MASFSIHCPWIFTFGLLGNLISFVVFLAPIPTFLRICRKKTTEGFQSLPYVVALFSAMIWLYYASLKSDVLLLITINSVGCFIEMIYIALYVAYAPKQARIATLRMLLLFNFGGFCSILLLSHFFVKGSNRVKVLGWVCVIFSVSVFAAPLSIMRIVIRTKSVEFMPFTLSFFLTLSAITWLVYGVLQKDYYIAIPNIVGFIFGVLQMVLYVIYKNFKTEVPMEPKLPQHSIDVAKLSSVSCEMKPAVCPQSNEEDDHTENSKDPSNQEHPNQFDKV, from the exons ATGGCTTCCTTTTCCATTCACTGCCCATGGATATTCACATTTGGCCTTCTAG GTAACTTAATTTCTTTCGTGGTTTTCCTCGCTccaat CCCGACATTTTTAAGGATTTGTAGGAAGAAAACTACAGAAGGGTTTCAGTCATTGCCTTATGTGGTTGCCCTATTCAGTGCAATGATTTGGCTCTACTATGCATCACTCAAGTCTGATGTTCTCCTCCTCATCACCATCAACTCAGTCGGTTGTTTCATAGAGATGATTTATATTGCTCTTTACGTTGCTTATGCTCCAAAACAAGCTAGG ATTGCCACCTTGAGGATGCTTCTTTTGTTCAACTTTGGGGGATTTTGTTCGATTCTTCTTCTCTCCCACTTCTTTGTAAAGGGATCAAACCGGGTTAAAGTTCTAGGATGGGTTTGCGTAATATTCTCAGTGAGTGTATTTGCAGCACCTCTGAGCATTATG AGAATTGTGATACGAACCAAGAGTGTGGAGTTCATGCCATTTACTTTATCGTTTTTTCTCACCCTTAGTGCTATCACGTGGCTCGTTTATGGTGTACTACAGAAGGACTACTATATTGCG ATCCCAAACATAGTGGGTTTTATCTTTGGGGTGCTTCAGATGGTGCTCTATGTAATTTACAAGAACTTCAAGACAGAAGTGCCTATGGAGCCCAAGCTACCTCAACACAGCATTGATGTAGCCAAACTGAGCTCAGTTTCTTGTGAGATGAAACCAGCTGTTTGCCCCCAATCGAACGAGGAAGATGATCATACGGAGAATAGCAAGGATCCTTCCAACCAAGAGCATCCCAATCAATTTGATAAAGTTTGA